Part of the Camelus dromedarius isolate mCamDro1 chromosome 11, mCamDro1.pat, whole genome shotgun sequence genome is shown below.
ACTGGCCCCTTCCTTGCCCTTGGTGGCCTCCGTGCGGCGGTTCAGCGCTGGCAACTTGCTCTTCTTAAGGCCGAACCAGCTGGCAATGCTGCTGGTGTTGCGGTGCTTGGCCTCAGTGCCAGGTGCCCGCTCTTGGCCCTGGAGCCGCAGCACATTTTCCTCGATGCCCTTCATCACCTTCTCCTCAATGGCTGAGTGTGGGGCCTGCCCCTCGGGGCCTGGGCTTGGGTCAAcagggccaggtgctgggggtgTGGGCTGGGCCATGGTGCCACCACAGTCTGCCCAAGGTGGGCCCTTCCCTTTGTCAGGCTTGGGGGGCTCCTTGGTGGCTGGTGGGGCCACAGGTCGGGGTGCCACCTTGGTGGGTGACTTAGAAGGCAGCTTTGTCGGGCTGCCGTGGGGGCTCTTATTGGGCTTGCCGAGACTGGGGGCTGAGGTTGGCACTTTGGCAGGGGTGCGGGGTACTTGGGGGCACAGGGCCCCTGCCAGCCGGCTCTTGGCCAGCTCCACTTTGGTGAGGCAGCTCCTTGGTGAAACAGGCTCCAGGTCTACCCGGGCCCCCATGGAGTGAGAAGAGTAGACTCGGGTCCCAGGGTCCCCCAGGAGCCCTGATTCCTGTTGCTTCAGGCTGCTTGTACCTAAGGCTACTGCCCCCCGTAGGCCCCCCTTGGCTTCTGGCTGCTCAGGGGGCCTGGAGGTCAGGGGTGCCATGTCTCCAGTGCTCTCCCCTGACCTCCCTGCTCCTCGGGCCTTCTCGGTGCCAGGCCTGGCTGGTACCCCATTCTTCTCTGGGCCCTGGGGCCCCTCAGGGCCAGTCTTCAGTTTTCCCAGGGCTGCCAGTCTGTCCCGCAGAGGTGTATAGCCAGGATCCCCAGGTCGCCGCCCCACCCCCTGgccaggcttcttggaggagctGCCTGGGGTCCTGCGGCCAGGATGGGGAGACTCTGAGCCTACCTTGTCCAAACTCTTCTCCTGACCACTCTCATAGGGACAGGATTCTGGGAGGCAAGGGTTGGATGGGACTCCAGGGCTTCTGAGGATCTCAGGGGCCCGTGGCACCTCCAGAGTTAGTTGTGGATAGGTGGGCACCTgcagtggggatggaggtggCTCTGGGGAAGGCCCCCTAAAGGTGCTCCGAGAAAGGTCCAAAATGTTCTCATAGCAAGGAGATACCACTGGTCCTGGGGAAAGTGTAGTGGACAAAGCTGGCTGGGGAGGTCTGAGCTGCGCAGTGTCTGGGGTTGTGGAGCAAGGTGAAGGGCTGGTGGGCAGACCCTGCGCCCCCTCCGGGGACAGCTCTCCTCCACTCAGACCCCTGCGGGCCAGCAGCGGGGAGGGGCTGCCATCTGAGCCACTGTTCCGACAGGGGATTCGGGAATTCCGAGGGAGTTGGGGGCTGAGCTGGGGGCCTCCTGGGCTAGGGACCTTCTCTGAGGCTGGAGGCAGCTTTAGAAATTTGAGACCTCTggctggagagggcagaaggGGTCCCTGGGCTTCTCCAGGAGAAGGGGGGCCAATTTGGAGCTTGCTTTTCACCTGAGATGAGGAGTGGGCATGGCCAGGCCGCGAGCCCAGGGGGGTGTCCCCTGCACCCATGAATAcactgaggaaggggaggggcccCTGGCCCTCTGAGGTAGCACCAAAGCCCGGCCTGTGGGCCTCTGGGGTACCCCCACCCCAGGTTGACTTGGGgaggcctttggacttggacaGCTGGGGGGGCCCCTGGTCTGGGGAAGTTGGCTGCCTGGGACCTGGGTGGTCCCCGTTGAGTGGGCAAGCAGCCCCAGCCAAAAAGGCCTGTAGGTAAGACTCTGTGTCCTCGAGGAGCTGGCCTAGGTTCAACTGTTTGCAGGCCAGGGCCCCGAGCAGGGTGTCGGGGCTGGGTGCCTCATTGGGGTCACCTGCCTcatcagaagaggaggaggagctgctgccTGGGGCACAGGGTGGCCCAGAACTGGTGCCCTGGGCCTGTGGGGAGCCCTGACTAGGGCCCCAGGGCTGTCCAacaccctcttcctctcctgggCCCCCTAAGAGACGCTCCCAGTGCAGCAGGCCTCCCAGGCTACCAGGACCTAGGAGCAGGTAGGGGGCCCAGGGAGAGGGTTCAGGCTGCGGTGGGCCACACAGCTCGCCGTTGATGGGTTCTGGGAAGCCAGGACCCTCGCTTGGAGGCTGCCAGGGGGTAGCAGGTGAGCAGAGAAGCAAAGGGTCAGTCTCCTCCAGGGCTCTCAGCACCTCCAGGATCTGGGCTTTCTTTCGAAGGAATGGGGATAGGGCAtccagtgctgggggtggggcagccggGGGTCCTGGGCCTCCTGGCCGTAGCTGCTGCTCCCAACACACCTGGGGGAGAAATGGCACGAGGAGGAGACCATGTGCAGTCCTGGGACCTGAGCTGGGCATAACTGAGTATGTCAGGCACACAGCTGGCCTGGTTTGTCGGTGTCCCCAGAAGGAATTGATAGCTTCTGGGATAGTCCAGCTCAGTTCCCTCAAGAGTCTCTGAGCCCTGGTTACCCCAACTCTTCCTCCTGGTGCACTGGGGGTTAGGTGGGCACCTACCTCCCTTCCTGGTTATCCCAGTGCCACTTCCCACCCCTGTTTGGATCAGCAGGGCTGACCACCTACAATCCTGAGATCTATGTTTGTCCCAGGAGAGGGAGGCCTGTTCATTTTTCAGGCTCCAAAAAGAATACAGAGACTTAAAAAGGAGATGTGATGTGGCCAAGTCCTAAGTCAGTCACTGAAGGCAAGCCCAGGCCTTCTCAGGTCAGACAGCTGTCCTGTGGAGCTGATCCCCATGGAGAAGCAAACTGGGAATGACTCCACCTCATGCTCTTTCCTGCTTTTGCCCAGCCCCTTCTTAGGCCCAGTCCAGTCTGGTATTGTGGTTAACTACATGggatctggagccagactgtGTAGGTTCAAGTCCCAGGTACACTGCTTAACTAGTCATGTGACTTTCAGCAAGTTATTTACTCTCTAAGCTTAATTGTATCATCTGCACAACAGAATGGTTATTACATTTAATCTCATAAAATAAGGTAAATGAAACCagatatgcaaaagaatgaataaataatcatAGTTCTGGGTCtggataaataaatatgtgtatgatTATTAAATTTATgccaaaaattacaaaaaaaaaaaaaaaagataaatgagatcCAGGtgttcagcacagtgcctggcccagacaGAGTAAGAGCTCAGGATGTGTTAATTATGAGTCTTACTGCAGTACTAATGCCTTTGGTTGTGAGGCCAGTGACTTGGGGTGGGATCTATTTTTCTTGGTATGAGGCTGACAGCTAGCTGAGGGCTCACACCCAGTCTGGACAAGAATCTGCATCCAGAAGCAACCTTTCCCCTGGGACTCATGAGGAAACAGCCGTGAAGCACAAACTAACGAGCCTGGAGCGAGTGAAGCCACAGACCACCGTACCCAGCCCTCCTACCTCTCTCTGCCCAGCACAGCGCCCCAATGGCAGCAAAGTGGCCGGTCCCTCGGCGGAGCtcagggagggggaggctggtGGCTCTGATGGTGGCTGGAGTGGGGTGAGTGGGATCTGCAGGGGAGAGGTGAGGTTAGCAAAGGTCCTGTCTGTCCCAGGTCCCTACTCACTCACGAAGCTATGCTTTCCCATCCAGGGGTTGGGAAATGTTCTTCCAAGTCTGCTCCTTCAGTGATGTCTCCTGGCCCAAGGTGTGGCTTTCACCACTGTCCCACCACTTGATCATAAGAGCCTTGGGAGACCATGGCACTGAAGAAGCGCACGcaagcccaggaggcagggaggtggggcagggcagaTCTAACCTGGGAGTCCACTACGCCTCCAGGACCCTCCACTTTTCTGTGGGGCCTCCTCCCTGATTACAGAGAAGGTGAGCCTTGAGGCCTCTTCCTGTGCTGACCACCTGTGACCCAGCACCCACAAAGATGGCTGAGACTAACAGAACAGGCAGAAAAAAGATGGCGTGAGTTACCACTTCTGTCTCCCCTGACTGGTCGCATGTGAAACCTCTATTCTGAGAATCATAAAAGTAGTATTTAACCATGGGTCACCTCTCTCTTAGTCCCTGAGAGTGTCATTTCCTTCTCCTAGGCATCCTGACTAGAGACAAGTCTGCTTTAACTCTCCCATGTCTCTCATTCTCCACAGCTGTTAAATCCTGTCTCTGGGGCGTCTCTCTGGTCTGTGCATCCGCAGCAGCTCTTTCAGCCAAAGAGCCTCACACCCCTGGCCTGGACACTGCTCAGCATTTCAGTCTCCCTGACCTGGCTGGGTGGCTTTTCAATCTCCTGTGCAGCAGGCAGCCTAaagcatctttttctttttcatctaaaGCATCTTTGCACTCAAAGCCTCTGCCTGCCCAAGGCCTCTGGAGAGAAGTCTGAACTGCTCTGCCGGCATCCTGGACGGTTCTTCCTTGACAccattcccagctctgcctcgCTCACTGCTCTTCACATATCCTTTGCTCAAGTCCAGCTGAACAGCTCTTTGCTCCCTGGGATTCCCTGATCTATTCCTTCCAGAGGGAATCCCTTCTCCCTGATCCCTACTCTACTCTTTTTAAGTCTCCCATCCTTTAGGGCCCAGGACCGACGTCACCTCTTCAAGGGACTGCTCCCCAGCCCATCTCTGAcggcctctctcccctctgggcTCTTGGACAGCACTGTCCCGCTCTGTGCCCTGCCTTACTGCCCAGCTCTCAGGGGTTACGTTCGTTCTGCATGGGCCACAGCCCTGTCTGATGTCATACGTGTTGGCAAAGGCACTGCTCACAACAATAGCTTCATGAGCATTTGCTTCAATGGAGCTTCCATCCCAGCAAAGCACAACTTGGGAATAAGATTAATAATGATAACTAGCTGCCAATTACTGACTGTGAACCAAGCACTAGAtattcctcacaacaacctgCACTATAggtatttttatccccatttataAGGAGAAAAACTGTGGTTTGTATGGTTaaataatttacccaaggtcacacagctaagaattAGCTAAGTAAGGGACCCAACCCAAGTTTATCTGAGGCCAAGTTTCGTGCTCTTTCCATTATGTCATGTTACTTCTGGGGAAGATAAATCTATTGCCCCAAAACcccaaattcatttaaaaatcccaATTCAAGTCCCAGAATTCATTTAAGTAAAAAAGAAGTGATTTATGGATGATCTACACCTTTGTTATCATCAGTCACTGAGAAGGGTATGGATGGGGCAAGCCTGGCCAGCGTGGTTAGGCCTCCGGGGATTCCTGGGTAAACCCTATGGCAGGGACAGacccagggcaggggcagccgCCGAGTCATGGCCGCTGATCCACCCAGGTCTGCACCAGCCTAGTGAGACAGGGGCTGTAAAAAGGCCATGGTGGTGAGAGCGTTCCTCTGCCAGGGGTCAGGCTTCCCAGGGAGCTGAGGGCTTCCTACTCAGGGTCTGGGGGCCAAGAGCTGCCTGGTTTGCATTCCAGACACACAAATTCAGATGCACACACATAAAGGTGTTTCTCGTcaagatgggggtggggttgggggtgtgcTGGCTGACCTCAGAACCCACTGTTCACCTTGGGAACCTAGAGCTGCTCCTGATCCCCCCAGGTGTCACCCTACCCTTGGGGCTTCCTGACAGAGTGGACCCCAAAGGACATCTTAACTGAGCCCAGGATTCCCTCCCAATAGCCTCCTGCTTCTCCTGAGTCAGGCAGGTGTCAGGGCTAGAAGCAAGGACCGGCATCTGTAGCCATGCTGTTGTCAGTGGTGGACATATGCAACTAGGCGTGACACAGTCATCTGGGTAAAGTGCCTTTCCTGACCTCTCTGTGACACCAAGCACTGGGTGCCTTACacccgccccacccctgcccctggccaAGAAGAGGCAAGGCAGTGGCCAAAGGGGCCCCTTGGGAGATTGAAATAACTGCATTTTGAGCCTCCACCCATCTCCCCACACAGGGCGGAGCAAGCAAGGACCTTCTCTGTCAACAAAAAAGGATACCATCCAGCTGGGCGGGGAgcacctgggaggtgggggacagcAAAGCTTAAGGAGACTCAGGAAGTTTTCCCCCATCTAAGGCTCAGATCTATCAGGCTAAGTGGGACTGCCCTGGATGGCCACAGCCCCCA
Proteins encoded:
- the NCKAP5L gene encoding nck-associated protein 5-like, with the protein product MSEAMDQPAGSPGNVKPGEGGDGSMEPGTCQELLHRLRELEAENSALAQANENQRETYERCLDEVANHVVQALLNQKDLREECIKLKKRVFDLERQNQMLSALFQQKLQLTAGSLPQIPLTPLQPPSEPPASPSLSSAEGPATLLPLGRCAGQREVCWEQQLRPGGPGPPAAPPPALDALSPFLRKKAQILEVLRALEETDPLLLCSPATPWQPPSEGPGFPEPINGELCGPPQPEPSPWAPYLLLGPGSLGGLLHWERLLGGPGEEEGVGQPWGPSQGSPQAQGTSSGPPCAPGSSSSSSSDEAGDPNEAPSPDTLLGALACKQLNLGQLLEDTESYLQAFLAGAACPLNGDHPGPRQPTSPDQGPPQLSKSKGLPKSTWGGGTPEAHRPGFGATSEGQGPLPFLSVFMGAGDTPLGSRPGHAHSSSQVKSKLQIGPPSPGEAQGPLLPSPARGLKFLKLPPASEKVPSPGGPQLSPQLPRNSRIPCRNSGSDGSPSPLLARRGLSGGELSPEGAQGLPTSPSPCSTTPDTAQLRPPQPALSTTLSPGPVVSPCYENILDLSRSTFRGPSPEPPPSPLQVPTYPQLTLEVPRAPEILRSPGVPSNPCLPESCPYESGQEKSLDKVGSESPHPGRRTPGSSSKKPGQGVGRRPGDPGYTPLRDRLAALGKLKTGPEGPQGPEKNGVPARPGTEKARGAGRSGESTGDMAPLTSRPPEQPEAKGGLRGAVALGTSSLKQQESGLLGDPGTRVYSSHSMGARVDLEPVSPRSCLTKVELAKSRLAGALCPQVPRTPAKVPTSAPSLGKPNKSPHGSPTKLPSKSPTKVAPRPVAPPATKEPPKPDKGKGPPWADCGGTMAQPTPPAPGPVDPSPGPEGQAPHSAIEEKVMKGIEENVLRLQGQERAPGTEAKHRNTSSIASWFGLKKSKLPALNRRTEATKGKEGASGGSPLRKEVKMEARKLEAESLNISKLMAKAEDLRRALEEEKAYLSSRARPRPGGPVPGPSAGLGQVQGQLAGMYQGADTFMQQLLNRVDGKELPPKSWREPKPEYGDFQPASSDPKNPWPACGPRNGLVGPLQGCGKPPGKPSCEPGRREEMPSEDSLAEPVPTSHFTACGSLTRTLDSGIGTFPPPDHGSTGTPSKNLPKTKPPRLEPSPGVPPARPPPLTKVPRRAHTLEREVPGIEELLVSGRHPSMPAFPALLTAAPGHRGHQTCPDDPCEDPAPPPPVQLAKNWTFPNARAASGSSDPFLCPPRHLEGLPRTPMALPMDRKRSLEPSRPAAAPQGPAFGGSRTPSTSDMGEEGRVASGGPTGLETSESLSDSLYDSLSSCGSQG